In one window of Denticeps clupeoides chromosome 2, fDenClu1.1, whole genome shotgun sequence DNA:
- the smndc1 gene encoding survival of motor neuron-related-splicing factor 30, translating to MSEELVKQLSSYKAQLQQVEAALSTDPDNEDLLKLQKDLQEVIELTKDLLSSQPTEGVSTSSSSETTTHTRNWKIGDKCMAVWNQDGQWYEAEVEELDRENGTAAITFAGYGNAEVVPLHALRAAEDGARPEEDASKAKSKKALLLEQREYKKKKAQKKVQRMKELEQEREQQKSKWQQFNNKAYSKNKKGQVKRSIFASPESVNGKVGVGTCGIADKPMTQYHDTSKYNVRHLMPQ from the exons ATGTCTGAGGAACTGGTGAAGCAGCTGAGCAGCTACAAGGCGCAGCTCCAGCAGGTGGAGGCGGCGCTGTCCACAGACCCGGACAATGAGGATCTGTTAAAGCTCCAGAAAGACCTCCAG GAGGTGATTGAGCTGACCAAAGACCTTCTGAGCTCCCAACCCACAGAAGGCGTCTCTACATCCAGCAGTTCCGAGACGACTACGCACACACGCAACTGGAAAATCGGTGACAAGTGCATGGCGGTGTGGAATCAGGATGGACA GTGGTatgaggcagaggtggaggagctggaccgGGAGAACGGCACTGCGGCGATCACCTTTGCCGGGTATGGCAACGCGGAGGTTGTGCCACTACACGCGCTCAGAGCAGCGGAGGATGGCGCGCGACCGGAGGAGGACGCCAGCAAAGCAAAGTccaa gaaagCACTGCTGCTGGAGCAGAGGGAGTATAAGAAGAAGAAAGCTCAAAAGAAGGTGCAGCGCATGAAGGAGCTGGAACAGGAGCGGGAGCAGCAGAAGTCTAAATGGCAGCAGTTCAACAACAAGGCCTACAGCAAGAACAAGAAGGGGCAG GTCAAAAGGAGCATCTTTGCTTCCCCGGAGAGCGTGAACGGCAAGGTCGGAGTGGGAACGTGCGGCATTGCGGATAAGCCAATGACACAGTACCACGACACGTCCAAATATAACGTCCGGCACCTCATGCCCCAGTGA
- the add3b gene encoding adducin 3 (gamma) b, with amino-acid sequence MSVCVRAGGLPVPTTLDLGNVSRRDNNDDEGFLGARSPDLQTELNLAEQEKRVTHSLHSPVFKAELEGVLGQLNKGNELLTHITQIVNSQGHGGVCVVNDLFATDRCGYSRLERQARCKLASLYRLLHLYNWTSLTHCYSTVRASRESEHILLLPVGLCFAEATAANLMKVDMLGSVLDGGSSGLASLCSSFSLHAHVYCCRPDIRCVIHTHTPAVAAVSSMKCGILPISHEAFLLGKVAYFSLTGSDVEERAELQAALGTTAKVVVLRGHGVLALGESLEEAFHYIYHCQLACDIQVKALSCAGGMDKLFLLDAEKNPPSTPCLTHPPSPCVEREDAQMEWRTGEAEFESLMRLLDNLGYRTGYPYRHPVVKEALRHRNEVEIPATVTTTGLEEEDVFVWRPVNFLLERQQRERARWLNSPNCYLKVNVPENSANGETSPRTRTVWKKTAEIGSGGGTPIKIEDPNQFVPLNTNPTEVLVKRNQIRDQHWVDMMTAGPRSQLLAGIEVDKKPGPAFIYDDEDQAEPLPPNPFSQSDAELEEYKNSVAQQLSQQDDADDDATDADEITTYDGSTISLSLSPLSSPAKEVAEVLGESLSETLAETPIEPDEEMSVSITSLSINKEMDVVIATSPSPETTDSPEAQSKPTKKKKKFCTPSFLRKSKKKDKQGES; translated from the exons atgagtgtgtgtgtcagagcggGGGGTCTGCcggtccccacaacactggacCTTGGCAACGTGAGTCGGCGTGACAACAACGATGACGAAGGGTTCCTAGGAGCTCGGTCACCTGACCTGCAGACGGAACTCAACCTGGCGGAGCAGGAGAAGAGGGTCACACACAGTTTACACAGCCCc GTGTTCAAGGCAGAACTGGAGGGGGTTCTGGGACAGCTGAACAAGGGCAATGAGCTGCTCACTCATATCACACAGATCGTCAATTCTCAGG GCcacggtggtgtgtgtgtggtgaatgaCCTCTTTGCTACAGACCGATGTGGTTACTCTCGTCTGGAGCGGCAGGCTCGCTGCAAACTGGCCTCCCTCTACAGACTCCTGCACCTCTACAACTGGACCAGCCTCACACACTGCTACAGCACT GTGCGTGCGAGTAGGGAGTCGGAACATATTCTCCTTCTGCCGGTGGGTTTGTGTTTTGCTGAGGCCACTGCTGCTAATCTG aTGAAGGTGGACATGCTAGGATCAGTGCTAGATGGTGGTTCATCTGGTCTGGCTTCTCTGTGTTCCAGCTTCAGTCTTCATGCACATGTCTACTGCTGCAGGCCTGACATACGCtgtgttatacacacacacactcccgctGTCGCTGCT GTCTCATCAATGAAGTGCGGAATCCTTCCAATATCCCATGAGGCTTTCCTTCTGGGCAAGGTGGCCTATTTCAGTTTAACTGGAAGCGATGTGGAGGAAAGGGCGGAGCTGCAGGCCGCTTTAGGAACCACAGCGAAG GTGGTTGTGTTGAGGGGACATGGTGTGCTGGCACTAGGTGAGAGCTTAGAAGAGGCTTTCCACTACATCTACCACTGCCAACTGGCCTGTGACATCCAG GTGAAAGCTTTGTCGTGTGCAGGCGGCATGGACAAACTCTTTCTGCTAGATGCGGAAAAAAACCCACCAAGCACACCCTGTCTGACACACCCCCCCTCACCATGTGTAGAAAGGGAGGACGCACAGATGGagtggaggacaggagaggCGGAGTTTGAGTCTCTCATGCGGTTGCTTGACAACCTG GGTTACAGGACAGGCTACCCGTACCGGCATCCAGTCGTCAAAGAGGCGCTGAGGCACCGGAACGAGGTTGAGATTCCGGCCACGGTGACAACCACCGGATTGGAGGAAGAGGACGTGTTTGTGTGGAGGCCAGTGAACTTCCTGTTAGAGCGACAGCAGCGGGAGCGGGCGCGCTGGCTCAACTCCCCGAACTGCTACCTGAAAGTCAACGTCCCCGAGAACTCAGCCAATGGGGAAACCAGCCCACGCACACGGACTGTG TGGAAAAAAACTGCTGAGATTGGCAGTGGTGGGGGTACCCCTATCAAAATTGAAGACCCCAACCAGTTTGTTCCTCTAAACACCAACCCTACTGAGGTCCTGGTGAAAAGGAACCAG ATCCGCGATCAGCACTGGGTTGACATGATGACTGCAGGGCCTCGCTCTCAGCTGTTGGCTGGAATTGAGGTGGACAAGAAACCGGGACCA GCATTTATTTATGATGACGAGGACCAGGCTGAGCCCCTCCCACCAAACCCCTTTAGCCAATCAGATGCTGAGCTTGAGGAATACAAAAATTCTGTGGCACAACAGTTAAGTCAGCAAG atgatgctgatgatgatgcTACAGACGCAGATGAAATCACTACTTATGATGGATCAACCATCTCGCTGTCCCTCTCCCCCCTGAGCAGTCCAGCAAAAGAAG ttgCTGAGGTGCTGGGTGAAAGTCTCTCTGAAACTCTAGCAGAGACACCCATTGAGCCAGATGAGGAAATGAGCGTGAGCATCACCAGCCTTAGCATCAACAAAGAGATGGATGTTGTCATAGCGACCAGCCCAAGCCCAGAAACCACAGACTCTCCTGAGGCCCAATCTAAACCcaccaagaaaaagaaaaagttttgcACACCATCGTTCCTCAGGAAAAGCAAAAAGAAGGATAAACAAGGTGAAAGTTAA